The Helicobacter sp. MIT 99-5507 genome includes a region encoding these proteins:
- a CDS encoding TrkA family potassium uptake protein, with translation MAESYGVIGLGKFGFHIATELLKQGKKVIIADKNEAAVREIADLSNSVFILDSSDILALKEAGFSNLDFVIISIGENIESSILTLMALKEIGVKNIIAKAITPTHGKILSKLGASKVIYPEREAAQHLLANFITNPEIETMHISHSLKIAKIKITRSLVGKSPKDIAQSLQNNQEYNIKIIAFKRSNQMEWSFDTAKETPLFENDRIILLGQSNQIDNFKY, from the coding sequence ATGGCAGAGAGTTATGGTGTAATAGGACTTGGGAAATTTGGCTTTCATATAGCTACAGAGCTACTAAAACAAGGCAAAAAAGTCATTATTGCTGATAAGAATGAGGCTGCAGTAAGAGAAATCGCTGATCTTAGCAATAGTGTATTTATATTAGATTCTTCAGATATATTAGCACTAAAAGAGGCAGGTTTTAGCAATCTTGACTTTGTAATTATAAGTATTGGTGAAAATATAGAATCTAGCATTCTAACACTAATGGCATTAAAAGAAATAGGTGTCAAAAATATCATAGCCAAAGCTATAACTCCCACACATGGCAAGATTCTATCAAAACTTGGTGCAAGCAAGGTAATATATCCAGAACGTGAAGCTGCACAGCACCTACTTGCAAATTTTATCACCAATCCAGAAATTGAGACTATGCACATCTCACACTCACTTAAAATAGCAAAAATTAAAATCACTAGAAGTTTAGTTGGTAAAAGTCCAAAAGATATTGCTCAAAGTCTGCAAAACAATCAAGAATACAATATTAAGATAATAGCTTTTAAGCGAAGTAATCAAATGGAGTGGAGCTTTGATACAGCCAAAGAAACACCACTTTTTGAAAATGACAGAATCATACTACTTGGGCAATCAAATCAAATTGATAACTTTAAATACTAA
- a CDS encoding glycosyltransferase — protein sequence MINISVCIIVKNAKDTIKECLEALKGFDEIILLDNDSADSTLEIVREISDTWIRESSDIKNINLACDLTIKDSTTNLTSQTNCLNPSKPAEIRIFKSPFIGFGALKNLAVSKARNEWVFVVDSDEVIEQGIYDEIKTLDLNNKSIIYALERKNLYAGEWIKACGWSPDFVLRIFNKSFTCFNENLVHESVILPKDSTKCYLKTALKHYAYDDVAHLIDKMQIYSNLYAKQNIGKSSSPTKAFMHGTWSFIQNYFFKKGIFYGYKGFVISFCNALGAFFKYIKLYELNTTPPPRTYALCSLIITTYNQKERLSLVIDSVRDLQPLPIEVIIADDGSLQDTRDLIESYMHDFPCPLKHIWQEDKGFRLAKSRNSAIKVAKGDYIVIIDGDMILEKSFIKDHLNFAKKGVFLQGSRVILTKKETQKILRFCKLRKDSAYKIAFRKFNFKAWRWSFLAKFIYKKSKIKADIFEQSDFIKGVKGCNMSFFKSDFEAIGGFNEKFIGWGREDSEFVARFLFAGGEFRRLKFGAIAYHLYHDESPKASLESNHKLYLETIKDKSKFCKNPL from the coding sequence TTGATAAATATTAGTGTTTGTATCATCGTTAAAAATGCCAAAGATACGATAAAAGAATGCCTAGAGGCACTAAAAGGTTTTGATGAAATAATTTTACTTGATAATGATAGCGCAGATTCTACACTTGAGATTGTGCGTGAGATAAGCGATACTTGGATACGTGAGAGTAGTGATATAAAAAATATAAATTTAGCATGTGATTTGACAATAAAAGATTCTACAACCAATCTTACTAGTCAAACTAATTGTTTAAATCCTAGTAAGCCTGCAGAAATTCGTATTTTTAAAAGCCCATTTATAGGATTTGGCGCACTAAAAAATCTTGCTGTAAGCAAGGCTAGAAATGAATGGGTATTTGTAGTGGATTCTGATGAGGTTATTGAGCAGGGGATTTATGATGAGATTAAGACATTGGATCTAAATAACAAAAGCATAATCTATGCCCTAGAGCGTAAAAATCTCTATGCAGGTGAATGGATAAAGGCATGTGGGTGGAGTCCAGATTTTGTCTTGCGTATTTTTAATAAATCTTTTACATGTTTTAATGAGAATCTAGTGCATGAGAGTGTTATTCTCCCTAAAGATTCTACTAAGTGCTATCTAAAAACTGCACTAAAACATTATGCCTATGATGATGTTGCACATTTAATTGACAAAATGCAAATATATTCAAATCTCTATGCTAAACAAAATATAGGCAAATCCTCAAGCCCTACAAAAGCGTTTATGCATGGAACTTGGAGCTTTATACAAAATTATTTTTTCAAAAAAGGTATATTTTATGGTTACAAGGGTTTTGTGATTAGTTTTTGTAATGCCCTTGGGGCATTTTTTAAATATATAAAGCTTTATGAGCTAAATACCACCCCCCCCCCAAGAACATACGCACTTTGTTCGCTCATCATTACAACATATAATCAAAAAGAAAGACTCTCCCTTGTAATAGATTCTGTGCGAGACTTGCAGCCATTGCCCATTGAAGTAATTATTGCTGATGATGGAAGTTTGCAGGATACAAGGGATCTTATAGAATCATATATGCACGATTTTCCTTGTCCTTTAAAACATATTTGGCAAGAGGATAAGGGATTTAGGCTAGCAAAAAGTAGAAATAGCGCTATAAAAGTTGCTAAAGGTGATTATATTGTCATTATAGATGGTGATATGATACTTGAAAAATCATTTATAAAAGATCATCTCAATTTTGCTAAAAAAGGCGTGTTTTTGCAAGGTTCGCGTGTGATTCTAACAAAAAAAGAAACACAAAAAATTCTTAGATTCTGCAAATTGAGAAAAGATTCTGCCTACAAGATTGCTTTTAGGAAGTTTAATTTTAAGGCTTGGCGATGGTCTTTTCTTGCAAAGTTTATCTATAAAAAATCAAAGATTAAAGCAGATATTTTTGAACAAAGCGATTTTATTAAGGGCGTGAAAGGTTGCAATATGAGCTTTTTTAAAAGTGATTTTGAAGCTATAGGTGGGTTTAATGAAAAGTTTATTGGCTGGGGACGCGAAGATAGCGAATTTGTAGCACGTTTTTTATTTGCTGGAGGTGAATTTAGACGCTTGAAATTTGGCGCAATTGCATATCATCTCTATCATGATGAATCGCCAAAAGCAAGCCTAGAATCCAATCATAAACTTTATTTAGAAACAATTAAAGATAAAAGTAAATTTTGCAAGAATCCTCTATAA
- a CDS encoding TrkH family potassium uptake protein, with translation MFIDTKNARILLIGYIIIALICAFALMLPSMHNGQMRFIDALFTTSSALSVTGLIVKSSAIDFTFTGQLLILCLIQLGGLGYMSLWSILYILFRKNINHSNVLTLKENLAYPTTEGISEFLKKMFIMAFSIEGIGAVILTMRFMLDMSIEEALWQGIFHSISAFNNAGFSILSEGLMPYRDDLVINLVITMLIIIGGLGYFVLIETHLVLKKHTNGFSIHSKIVFIMTAILLLSAFLSVFLLEYNNPKSIGELPLQYKILSSYFAAVNYRTSGFNTLDLSLLQDPTLFFSSIFMVIGGAPGGTAGGIKVTTIAIIFLHVYAMIRGSAQTKVFSRTIDFQSISKAFVVMVLASAYITIMLLTLCLFEDGGARGFLALLFEVCSAFGTVGLSMGDGGILSLSAHFSDFGKSIIIILMLSGKVGIFAFSISMMLRQKKSHIQYPQTKILI, from the coding sequence ATGTTCATAGATACAAAAAATGCAAGAATCCTGCTTATTGGATATATAATCATTGCTCTTATATGCGCATTTGCACTAATGCTTCCATCTATGCATAATGGGCAGATGCGTTTTATTGATGCACTATTTACTACATCAAGTGCGCTAAGTGTAACAGGGCTTATTGTAAAATCTAGTGCTATTGATTTTACATTTACCGGACAGCTTTTGATTTTGTGCCTTATTCAGCTTGGCGGACTTGGGTATATGAGCCTTTGGAGCATACTTTATATACTTTTTCGTAAAAATATAAATCACTCAAACGTCTTAACACTAAAAGAAAATCTCGCATATCCAACTACTGAAGGCATTAGCGAGTTTTTAAAGAAAATGTTTATTATGGCTTTTAGCATTGAGGGTATTGGTGCAGTAATCCTTACTATGCGTTTTATGCTTGATATGTCTATAGAAGAAGCACTTTGGCAAGGGATATTTCATAGTATTTCAGCTTTTAATAATGCTGGATTCTCAATTCTTTCTGAAGGGCTTATGCCATATCGCGATGATCTTGTGATAAACCTGGTAATCACCATGCTTATTATTATTGGTGGGCTCGGCTATTTTGTGCTAATTGAAACACATTTAGTGCTAAAAAAACACACTAATGGCTTTTCTATCCATTCTAAAATCGTTTTTATTATGACTGCAATTTTGTTACTTAGTGCCTTTCTGTCTGTATTTTTGCTTGAATACAATAATCCAAAGAGTATTGGCGAACTTCCGCTACAATATAAGATTCTTAGCTCATATTTTGCTGCAGTAAATTACCGCACTTCAGGCTTTAATACGCTTGATCTTAGCCTTTTGCAAGATCCAACATTATTTTTTAGCTCAATTTTTATGGTTATAGGTGGAGCACCCGGTGGAACAGCTGGCGGTATAAAGGTTACTACCATTGCAATTATTTTCTTGCATGTATATGCAATGATTCGTGGTTCTGCACAAACAAAGGTGTTTTCACGCACAATAGATTTCCAAAGTATCAGCAAGGCATTTGTTGTGATGGTGCTTGCAAGTGCGTATATTACAATCATGCTTCTAACTCTATGTTTATTTGAAGATGGCGGAGCGCGTGGGTTTTTAGCATTGCTTTTTGAGGTATGCTCAGCATTTGGCACCGTGGGATTGTCTATGGGAGATGGCGGAATCTTAAGTCTTTCGGCACATTTTAGTGATTTTGGGAAAAGTATTATTATCATTTTAATGCTAAGTGGAAAAGTTGGAATTTTTGCTTTTTCTATTAGTATGATGCTAAGGCAGAAAAAAAGCCATATACAATACCCGCAAACAAAGATTCTAATCTAA
- a CDS encoding O-antigen ligase — translation MSSNKYLNIFFTFIVGLFLLTSAFRPSVQIVSIILALFLLYYYFYFKATKKGNIFSLNKNEKLLSISLVLMFASILPPLLTNNSLSVGFRELDIPSKYLLFALIALLLFKLKPRISSDILMYLIGISGFIFGLIAIFHIFIFPQMLYHGRFTGYSGINELGFMCGVISVINISLALYRKNKLFFLSAGLLSFIGVVGTGLRGSVLAVFCSLFVIFLVYCFYNRSLLVFAMKTLIFIAISFFVISYVVYDSLPTDRISYTKDELDSISKGDYNTSIGLRLVMYKEALAIFSLSPIIGMSAKSQHDNAEKIANISGFDHIIEAAKSGPVFGKKHNDMLNILATRGLIGFASLVLFYFAMTKMILLSNNSSIRIVGGGGILYCLFAGLSGDPLSGHTESTFLLLLLLFIFNTESYD, via the coding sequence ATGAGTTCTAATAAATATTTAAATATATTTTTTACATTTATTGTTGGGTTGTTTTTACTTACAAGTGCATTTCGACCAAGTGTGCAAATAGTAAGTATCATACTAGCTCTTTTTCTTTTGTATTATTATTTTTACTTCAAAGCTACAAAAAAAGGAAATATTTTTTCTCTAAATAAAAATGAAAAGCTATTATCTATAAGTTTAGTTTTGATGTTTGCAAGTATTTTGCCGCCATTGCTTACAAATAACTCTCTTTCAGTCGGCTTTAGAGAGCTTGATATTCCATCTAAATATTTATTGTTTGCATTGATTGCATTGCTATTATTTAAGCTAAAACCAAGAATCTCTAGTGATATTTTGATGTATCTTATTGGTATTTCTGGTTTTATTTTTGGCTTGATTGCTATTTTTCATATTTTTATCTTTCCACAAATGTTATATCATGGTAGATTTACTGGCTATAGCGGTATTAATGAACTTGGCTTTATGTGCGGTGTTATTAGCGTCATTAATATATCTTTAGCACTATATCGCAAGAATAAATTATTTTTCTTAAGTGCTGGTTTATTGTCATTTATAGGAGTTGTTGGCACTGGGCTTAGAGGTTCTGTGTTAGCTGTTTTTTGTAGTCTTTTTGTTATTTTTTTGGTTTATTGTTTTTATAATAGAAGTTTGTTAGTGTTTGCGATGAAAACATTGATATTTATTGCTATTTCATTTTTTGTTATTTCCTATGTTGTTTATGATAGCTTGCCAACTGATAGGATAAGTTATACAAAAGATGAGTTAGATTCTATTAGTAAAGGCGATTATAATACTTCAATTGGCCTTAGATTGGTGATGTATAAAGAAGCATTGGCAATATTTTCACTTTCACCTATCATAGGAATGAGTGCGAAAAGTCAACATGATAATGCAGAAAAAATAGCAAATATAAGTGGATTTGATCATATCATAGAGGCAGCAAAAAGTGGTCCGGTATTTGGTAAGAAACATAATGATATGTTAAATATATTAGCAACCAGAGGGCTTATAGGCTTTGCTAGTTTGGTGTTATTTTATTTTGCTATGACAAAGATGATTTTATTATCAAATAATAGCTCTATTCGTATAGTAGGGGGGGGCGGAATTTTATATTGCTTATTTGCAGGACTAAGTGGCGATCCTCTAAGTGGTCATACAGAATCTACATTTCTTTTACTTCTATTATTGTTTATATTCAATACGGAATCTTACGATTAA
- a CDS encoding replicative DNA helicase encodes MQELYNLAIERSILAAFLYDPIIFKDYEEQLESSDFSHKNHSEIFMAMKELNHLDLPIAEDFIRKKVSSNIDDDMFEILSTPPIVDIQSYIKELKDLSLKRKLSHLANVIHENSLKKDLSSIEIINKVESEIFKLQGSHHNKEFRGFSDVISSVVANVKEKKELGNSVLIGTDTGFGELNKMTTGFNKGELIIIAARPAMGKTALALNMIIPTLKAGKGVAFFSLEMDAEQLVSRVMSFMCRIPLQRLRIGDLDDKEWQYFYDKCNEYSSWKFYIDDTGGINITHLRSKLRKLKLKDPSLSLIVIDYLQIMSGINNKDRHLEVAEISRGLKILARELEVPIIALSQLNRSLESRGDRRPTLSDLRESGSIEQDADIILFIYRDSYYKRKDAKENIERAKKEGKGTPKVEIPTEQEVEEVEIIIGKHRNGPIGTIKVLFHTIYTYFANIDKNEIEYQNTKVEDEVDLMPI; translated from the coding sequence ATGCAGGAGTTATACAATCTTGCGATAGAACGTTCTATACTTGCTGCTTTTTTGTATGACCCTATTATATTTAAAGATTATGAAGAGCAGCTAGAATCTAGTGATTTTAGCCATAAAAATCATAGTGAAATTTTTATGGCTATGAAAGAGCTAAATCACCTTGATTTGCCAATAGCTGAAGATTTTATACGAAAAAAAGTATCCTCAAATATAGATGATGATATGTTTGAGATACTATCTACTCCTCCCATCGTAGATATTCAATCTTATATAAAAGAGTTAAAAGATTTATCTCTAAAGCGAAAATTAAGCCATTTGGCAAATGTGATACACGAAAATAGCTTAAAAAAAGATTTGTCTTCAATTGAGATTATAAATAAAGTTGAAAGTGAGATATTTAAACTTCAAGGAAGCCATCATAATAAAGAATTTAGAGGTTTTAGTGATGTAATATCATCTGTAGTAGCTAATGTAAAAGAAAAAAAAGAACTTGGAAATTCAGTTTTAATTGGCACTGATACGGGATTTGGCGAATTAAACAAGATGACAACTGGATTTAATAAAGGAGAGTTGATTATTATTGCTGCGCGTCCTGCTATGGGGAAAACTGCACTTGCATTAAATATGATAATACCAACGCTTAAAGCTGGGAAGGGGGTTGCTTTTTTTAGTCTTGAGATGGATGCAGAACAGCTTGTCTCAAGAGTAATGTCTTTTATGTGTAGAATCCCACTTCAAAGATTGCGAATTGGAGACCTTGATGATAAAGAATGGCAATATTTTTATGATAAATGCAATGAATATTCATCATGGAAATTTTATATTGATGATACAGGCGGGATAAATATAACCCATTTGCGAAGCAAACTAAGAAAACTAAAGCTAAAAGATCCAAGTCTATCGCTTATAGTTATAGATTATTTACAGATTATGAGTGGGATAAATAATAAAGATAGGCACTTAGAAGTTGCAGAAATATCTAGGGGATTAAAGATTCTAGCACGCGAGCTTGAAGTGCCAATAATTGCCTTAAGTCAGCTAAATAGAAGTCTAGAGAGTAGAGGTGATAGACGACCAACTCTAAGTGATTTAAGAGAATCTGGCTCAATAGAACAAGATGCAGATATTATTTTGTTTATTTATCGAGATTCTTATTATAAGAGAAAAGATGCAAAAGAAAATATAGAGCGAGCAAAAAAAGAAGGAAAAGGAACTCCAAAAGTAGAGATTCCAACAGAACAAGAAGTAGAAGAAGTTGAAATTATTATTGGCAAACATAGAAATGGTCCAATTGGCACGATAAAAGTGCTTTTTCATACAATTTATACTTATTTTGCAAATATTGATAAAAATGAAATAGAATATCAAAATACAAAAGTTGAGGATGAAGTAGATTTGATGCCAATATGA
- a CDS encoding adenylate kinase translates to MKKLFLIIGAPGSGKTTDAQNIANNNSDLIVHRSTGDLLREEIAKESELGKTIDKYISRGNLVPLEIVANTILGAIKSASKDVVLIDGYPRSVEQMHALDDMLKSQDDVKLISVIEVVVSEHTASDRVLGRARGSDDNIEVFKNRMKVYIEPLKQIQDFYTKMGILKKIDGERSIEDIVNEMESFIKSKI, encoded by the coding sequence ATGAAAAAATTATTTTTAATCATAGGGGCGCCAGGAAGTGGCAAAACTACTGATGCGCAAAATATTGCAAATAATAATAGCGATTTAATAGTGCATCGTTCAACTGGAGATTTATTAAGAGAAGAGATTGCAAAAGAAAGTGAGCTTGGAAAAACTATAGATAAATATATATCTAGAGGGAATCTTGTTCCATTAGAAATTGTTGCAAATACAATTCTTGGTGCAATAAAAAGTGCATCAAAAGATGTAGTGCTAATAGATGGTTATCCACGAAGTGTAGAGCAAATGCATGCATTAGATGATATGTTGAAATCTCAAGATGATGTAAAACTAATTAGTGTAATTGAAGTAGTCGTAAGTGAGCATACTGCAAGTGATAGAGTTTTAGGAAGAGCTAGAGGAAGTGATGATAATATAGAAGTATTTAAAAATAGAATGAAAGTTTATATAGAGCCACTAAAACAAATACAAGATTTTTACACTAAAATGGGAATCTTAAAAAAGATTGATGGCGAGAGAAGTATAGAAGATATTGTAAATGAAATGGAATCTTTTATAAAAAGTAAAATTTAA
- a CDS encoding O-antigen ligase family protein, with protein sequence MRILARNNELLTILLFCIGIFLYGLGLSKITENGSLSSQSFFIVGGLVFILYHYKRFNITDFKNLLIPIITFSIVFILGILTYFDDVIKHSFSSVLKSANTHILKYFIFFILCYFVAKYIKKSLAHLFLLFFAFLCLFEVFAMIFLGIKNGFLHHPLNAPFFFKAVFTYNIWILAPLAISITSIVVFKGKFKLISLILLSLSIAAMFANSERSFIVAFLVMIFIPLIFWQYKYKKIIIFLLPFIWFISIFGIYHISKDFLPRWNVAYMMDNFISVWNTKPIEMGKYDPSCFDNSLYYVDCYEESLKNGRSQIQWEHSSLSRIAMSKSTFLAFLDNPFFPKTIDVFETGYYLYKYYNNTNHQNRAYIKNLEHDVNGYNHPHNYAISLLFAYGLFGFASILVFIIYILFMMTRVIINSNNHIQKFIALFLCVFISGICTQSIFDVFYPLILQSIFIVIGFGFGFCMRKD encoded by the coding sequence ATGAGAATCCTCGCACGCAATAATGAATTGCTCACTATTTTATTATTTTGTATTGGAATATTTTTATATGGACTTGGCTTAAGTAAAATCACAGAAAATGGCTCTCTTAGCTCCCAGAGCTTTTTTATTGTCGGTGGTTTGGTATTTATTTTATATCATTATAAGAGATTTAATATCACCGATTTTAAGAATCTTTTAATTCCAATTATTACATTTTCTATCGTTTTTATACTAGGAATCCTTACATATTTTGATGATGTTATAAAACATTCTTTCTCTAGTGTCTTAAAATCTGCAAATACACATATTTTGAAGTATTTTATTTTTTTCATATTGTGTTATTTTGTAGCCAAGTATATAAAGAAATCATTAGCACATTTATTCTTATTATTCTTTGCTTTTTTATGTTTATTTGAAGTATTTGCTATGATATTTTTAGGAATAAAAAATGGTTTTTTGCACCATCCACTCAATGCCCCATTTTTCTTTAAGGCTGTATTTACATATAATATTTGGATATTAGCCCCATTAGCTATTAGTATAACTAGTATTGTTGTATTTAAAGGAAAATTTAAATTAATATCATTAATTCTTTTATCATTAAGTATTGCAGCGATGTTTGCAAATAGCGAGAGAAGTTTTATTGTAGCATTTTTGGTAATGATATTTATCCCATTAATATTTTGGCAATACAAATACAAAAAAATTATTATTTTTTTATTGCCATTTATATGGTTTATTAGCATATTTGGAATCTATCATATCAGCAAAGACTTTCTGCCAAGATGGAATGTCGCTTATATGATGGATAATTTTATATCAGTTTGGAATACAAAGCCTATTGAAATGGGTAAATACGATCCATCCTGCTTTGATAATAGTCTTTATTATGTGGATTGTTACGAAGAAAGCCTCAAAAATGGTAGAAGTCAAATACAATGGGAGCATTCATCATTATCAAGAATAGCTATGTCAAAATCCACTTTTTTGGCATTTTTAGATAATCCATTTTTTCCTAAAACTATAGATGTTTTTGAAACTGGTTATTATCTATATAAATATTACAACAATACAAATCACCAAAATAGAGCTTATATAAAAAATTTAGAACATGATGTAAATGGCTACAATCACCCTCATAATTATGCTATTAGCTTGCTTTTTGCTTATGGCTTATTTGGTTTTGCTAGCATTCTTGTATTTATTATATATATTTTATTTATGATGACTAGAGTTATTATAAATAGCAATAATCATATACAAAAATTTATAGCTTTATTTCTTTGTGTTTTTATTAGTGGTATATGCACACAAAGTATATTTGATGTATTTTATCCACTCATTCTTCAATCTATTTTTATTGTAATTGGCTTTGGCTTTGGCTTTTGTATGAGGAAGGATTGA
- the ppa gene encoding inorganic diphosphatase: MNLDKIGYGSKDSVNAVIEIPYGSNVKYEIDKESGAVFVDRIMYSAVYYPANYGFIPNTLADDGDPLDILVLNQYPLQAGSVIKCRLIGVLIMEDESGMDEKILALPLDKVDPSYSNIKSIDDLSELTLARIKNFFETYKMLENDKWVKIKKYEDKNKAYEILESCIKKYKS; this comes from the coding sequence ATGAATTTAGATAAGATTGGATATGGAAGCAAGGATTCTGTAAATGCAGTAATAGAGATACCTTATGGCTCAAATGTAAAATATGAGATTGATAAAGAAAGCGGAGCAGTATTTGTGGATAGGATTATGTATAGTGCTGTGTATTATCCAGCAAATTACGGCTTTATTCCAAATACACTTGCAGATGATGGCGATCCACTTGATATTTTGGTATTAAATCAATATCCATTGCAAGCAGGTAGTGTTATTAAATGTAGATTAATAGGCGTGCTTATAATGGAAGATGAAAGCGGAATGGATGAGAAGATTCTAGCACTTCCACTTGATAAAGTCGATCCAAGCTATTCAAATATTAAAAGCATTGATGATTTATCAGAACTCACTCTTGCTAGAATTAAAAACTTTTTTGAGACATATAAAATGCTAGAAAATGATAAATGGGTGAAAATCAAAAAATATGAAGATAAAAATAAAGCATATGAGATTCTAGAATCTTGTATTAAAAAATACAAAAGCTAA
- a CDS encoding glycosyltransferase family 4 protein, producing the protein MKILLTINDITLTGGTERVVTNLANALYDIGYEVCILSFFRANDTLPYKINDNIELIFWYNLSESSHRDRFLKSRILKIYYKNLHKIILSIQLHKRYFDCFAIIANCSIFRPLFKNKNTIYIKIMHLNFSAFNKRNSYFDDIVILSSRELALWQHYYKSIKVIPNFIPHISHKSSNLDSKMVLSIGRFSHQKGFLRLIDIWKQVIQDKNLKDWKLCIVGDGELKIEIETKIKMLNLQDYIILKPFTKDIEKEYLRASIYVMTSYFEGFGMVLSESASYGLPAIAFDINTGPSDIIEDNVSGYLIEDNNLEDFALKLQNLMNNKALRDRFGTSAKQIIRQKFSKEVIMPLWEKILKKKQ; encoded by the coding sequence TTGAAAATTCTTCTCACAATAAATGATATTACGCTTACAGGCGGAACTGAAAGAGTTGTGACAAATCTTGCTAATGCATTATATGATATTGGATATGAGGTTTGTATCTTAAGTTTTTTTCGTGCAAATGATACACTTCCTTATAAAATCAATGACAATATAGAGCTAATCTTTTGGTATAACTTATCTGAATCTAGCCATAGAGATAGATTTTTAAAATCTCGTATTCTAAAAATCTATTACAAGAATCTGCACAAAATTATATTAAGCATTCAACTTCATAAAAGATATTTTGATTGTTTTGCAATTATTGCTAATTGTTCTATTTTTAGACCATTATTTAAAAATAAAAATACCATTTATATAAAGATAATGCATCTAAATTTTAGTGCATTTAATAAAAGAAATTCATATTTTGATGATATTGTCATTCTTTCATCACGCGAGCTTGCTCTTTGGCAGCATTATTATAAAAGTATAAAAGTTATTCCAAATTTTATACCTCATATATCGCATAAATCAAGCAATTTAGATTCTAAGATGGTCTTAAGTATAGGTAGATTCTCTCATCAAAAAGGTTTTTTACGACTTATTGATATATGGAAACAAGTCATACAAGATAAAAATCTAAAGGATTGGAAGCTTTGTATTGTAGGCGATGGAGAGCTTAAGATAGAAATAGAAACTAAAATAAAAATGCTAAATTTGCAAGATTATATTATACTTAAACCTTTTACTAAAGATATAGAAAAAGAATATCTAAGAGCAAGCATTTATGTTATGACTAGTTATTTTGAAGGGTTTGGTATGGTTTTATCAGAATCTGCATCTTATGGTTTGCCTGCAATAGCATTTGATATAAATACAGGACCAAGTGATATTATAGAAGATAATGTAAGCGGCTATCTAATAGAGGATAACAATTTGGAAGATTTTGCTTTAAAATTGCAGAATCTAATGAATAATAAAGCCTTAAGAGATAGATTTGGGACTAGTGCAAAACAGATAATAAGACAAAAATTCTCTAAAGAAGTTATAATGCCTTTATGGGAAAAAATACTAAAGAAAAAACAATAA